The following are encoded in a window of Variovorax paradoxus genomic DNA:
- a CDS encoding ABC transporter ATP-binding protein translates to MSAVTEPRKDAAATKTGEPLVVAHDLARTFDVSPPWLNRVLERKPRVLLHAVDGVSFSIERGKTLALVGESGCGKSTVARLLVGLYAPTRGGLQFDGQDAHAAFKTPEGRQLRRRIQMIFQDPYASLNPRWIVEDIIGEPLREHGILSDKDALRQRVGELLQSVGLSPLDMSKYPHQFSGGQRQRISIARALATQPEFLVCDEPTSALDVSVQAQVLNIMKDLQREQGLTYLFISHNLAVVRHVADQVGVMYLGRLVEVADKQKLFAEPQHPYTRMLLDAIPQMKHTGRARTPVQGEVPNPLNPPTGCAFHPRCPHANARCSSERPSLMSLKGVQVACHAVEEGRI, encoded by the coding sequence ATGAGCGCCGTGACCGAACCCCGCAAGGACGCTGCGGCCACAAAGACCGGCGAGCCGCTCGTGGTCGCGCACGACCTCGCGCGCACCTTCGACGTCTCGCCGCCCTGGCTCAACCGCGTGCTGGAACGCAAGCCGCGCGTGCTGCTGCATGCGGTGGACGGCGTGAGCTTTTCCATCGAGCGCGGCAAGACGCTCGCGCTGGTCGGCGAATCGGGTTGCGGCAAGAGCACCGTGGCGCGCCTGCTGGTGGGGCTGTATGCGCCCACGCGCGGCGGCCTGCAGTTCGACGGGCAGGACGCGCACGCCGCGTTCAAGACGCCCGAAGGCCGGCAGCTGCGCCGTCGCATCCAGATGATCTTTCAGGACCCCTACGCGAGCCTCAACCCGCGCTGGATCGTCGAGGACATCATCGGCGAGCCGCTGCGCGAGCACGGCATCCTGAGCGACAAGGACGCGCTGCGCCAGCGCGTGGGCGAGCTGCTGCAGTCGGTCGGCCTCTCGCCGCTGGACATGAGCAAGTACCCGCACCAGTTCTCGGGCGGCCAGCGCCAGCGCATTTCGATTGCGCGGGCGCTCGCCACGCAGCCCGAGTTCCTGGTGTGCGACGAGCCCACCTCGGCGCTCGACGTGAGCGTGCAGGCGCAGGTGCTCAACATCATGAAAGACCTGCAGCGCGAGCAGGGCCTGACGTACCTCTTCATTTCGCACAACCTCGCCGTGGTGCGTCACGTGGCCGACCAGGTTGGCGTGATGTACCTGGGCCGGCTGGTCGAGGTGGCGGACAAGCAGAAGCTCTTCGCCGAGCCGCAGCATCCGTACACGCGCATGCTGCTCGACGCGATCCCGCAGATGAAGCACACCGGCCGTGCGCGCACGCCGGTGCAGGGCGAAGTGCCGAACCCGCTGAACCCGCCGACCGGCTGCGCCTTTCATCCGCGCTGCCCGCATGCCAATGCGCGCTGCTCGTCGGAGCGGCCGTCGCTGATGAGCCTGAAGGGCGTGCAGGTCGCCTGCCACGCGGTGGAGGAAGGGCGGATCTGA
- a CDS encoding ABC transporter ATP-binding protein, which translates to MTLLQVKDLVVEFPHRRGTLRAIDRISFDIAPGEILGVVGESGAGKSLTGAAIIGLLEPPGRVASGEILLEGQRIDNLGFDAMRPIRGRKIGAIFQDPLTSLNPLYTVGRQLIETIRTHLPVTESEARKRAIGLLQDTGIPAAEQRIDHFPHQFSGGMRQRVVIALALAAEPKLIVADEPTTALDVSIQAQIIQLLKQVCKDRGAAVMLITHDMGVIAETCDRVAVMYAGRIAEIGPVHEVIHQPAHPYTSGLMASIPDMTIDRERLNQIDGAMPRLNAIPTGCAYNPRCPRTFARCLTERPELMHAGATRAACWLHDAADPHAGQAEIAAQHHDALASGERATPEAAEPLAEVTR; encoded by the coding sequence ATGACGCTGCTCCAGGTCAAAGACCTCGTCGTCGAATTTCCGCACCGCCGCGGCACGCTGCGTGCGATCGACCGTATTTCCTTCGACATCGCGCCCGGAGAAATCCTCGGCGTGGTGGGCGAATCGGGTGCGGGCAAGTCGCTCACGGGCGCGGCCATCATCGGCCTGCTCGAACCGCCGGGCCGCGTGGCCAGCGGCGAGATCCTGCTCGAAGGCCAGCGCATCGACAACCTCGGCTTCGATGCGATGCGGCCCATCCGCGGCCGCAAGATCGGCGCGATCTTTCAAGACCCGCTGACCTCGCTGAACCCGCTGTACACGGTGGGCCGCCAGCTCATCGAGACCATCCGCACGCACCTGCCGGTGACTGAATCGGAAGCGCGCAAGCGTGCCATCGGCCTGCTGCAGGACACCGGCATTCCCGCCGCCGAACAGCGCATCGACCACTTTCCGCACCAGTTCTCGGGCGGCATGCGCCAGCGCGTGGTGATTGCGCTCGCGCTCGCGGCCGAGCCCAAGCTCATCGTGGCCGACGAGCCGACCACCGCGCTCGACGTGTCGATCCAGGCGCAGATCATCCAGCTGCTCAAGCAGGTCTGCAAAGACCGTGGCGCGGCCGTGATGCTCATCACGCACGACATGGGCGTGATCGCCGAGACCTGCGATCGCGTGGCCGTGATGTACGCGGGCCGCATCGCCGAGATCGGCCCGGTGCATGAGGTGATCCACCAGCCCGCGCACCCCTACACCTCGGGCCTGATGGCGTCGATTCCCGACATGACGATCGATCGCGAACGGCTCAACCAGATCGACGGCGCCATGCCGCGGCTCAATGCCATTCCGACCGGCTGTGCCTACAACCCGCGCTGCCCGCGCACCTTTGCGCGCTGCCTGACCGAACGGCCCGAGCTGATGCATGCGGGCGCCACGCGCGCCGCCTGCTGGCTGCACGACGCCGCCGACCCGCATGCGGGACAGGCCGAGATCGCCGCGCAGCACCACGACGCCCTGGCGTCCGGCGAGCGCGCTACGCCCGAAGCGGCCGAACCCCTCGCGGAGGTGACCCGATGA
- a CDS encoding ABC transporter permease: MKTTLARWLDSDVGYSFRTSPVAIAAAVIALVCVFCSVFAGWVSPHNPFDLATLELGDARLPPAWSAEGSSKYLLGTDDQGRDILSAVIYGARISLIVGVVSVVLSVVVGVVLGLLAGFFGGWLDSFLMRVCDVMLSFPPILVALLIAGVGRALFPSAHESLAFGVLIISISLTGWVQYARTVRGSTLVERNKEYVQAARVTGVAPLRIMLRHVLPNVMGPVMVLATIQVATAIITEATLSFLGVGVPPTSPSLGTLISIGNQYLFSGEWWITVFPGLMLVLIALSVNLLGDWLRDALNPRLR; this comes from the coding sequence ATGAAAACAACCCTTGCCCGCTGGCTCGACAGCGATGTCGGCTACAGCTTCCGAACCTCGCCGGTGGCGATCGCCGCCGCCGTCATTGCGCTGGTGTGCGTCTTCTGTTCGGTGTTCGCCGGATGGGTGTCGCCGCACAATCCTTTTGACCTCGCCACCCTCGAACTCGGTGACGCCCGCCTGCCGCCGGCCTGGAGCGCCGAAGGCTCGTCCAAATACCTGCTCGGCACCGACGACCAGGGCCGCGACATTCTGTCGGCCGTGATCTACGGCGCGCGCATCTCGCTGATCGTCGGCGTGGTGTCGGTGGTGCTGTCCGTCGTCGTCGGCGTGGTGCTCGGCCTGCTGGCCGGTTTCTTCGGCGGCTGGCTCGACTCCTTCCTCATGCGCGTGTGCGACGTGATGCTGTCGTTCCCGCCCATCCTGGTCGCGCTGCTCATCGCCGGCGTCGGCCGTGCGCTCTTTCCGAGCGCGCACGAATCGCTGGCCTTCGGCGTGCTGATCATTTCGATCTCGCTCACGGGCTGGGTGCAGTACGCACGTACCGTGCGCGGCTCCACGCTGGTGGAGCGCAACAAGGAGTACGTGCAGGCCGCGCGCGTCACCGGCGTGGCGCCGCTGCGCATCATGCTGCGCCACGTGCTGCCCAACGTGATGGGGCCGGTGATGGTGCTGGCCACCATCCAGGTCGCGACCGCGATCATCACGGAGGCGACGCTGTCGTTCCTGGGTGTCGGCGTGCCGCCAACCTCGCCCTCGCTGGGCACGCTCATCAGCATCGGCAACCAGTACCTGTTCTCGGGCGAATGGTGGATCACGGTGTTCCCAGGCCTGATGCTGGTGCTCATTGCACTCAGCGTGAACCTGCTCGGCGACTGGCTGCGCGACGCGCTCAATCCGCGCTTGCGCTGA
- a CDS encoding ABC transporter substrate-binding protein, whose product MSFKKKAAAVAVLCALSAVSMVASAQTIRIANQGDALSLDPHSLNESLQLSVTANVYETLVGRNKDLSLAPLLATSWKQTSPNVWRFELRKGVVFHDGTPFSADDVVFSFARAQGDGSDMKATLSEIKAVRKVGDLAVEIETNGPFPILPDVISLTMIMSKKWCEENQATKPVDRRKGIENTASFKANGTGPFRVRERQPNVRTVFTRNGTYWGKIDGNAQEIVFTPIANPATRVAALVSGEVDVMEPVPVQDIARINAAPNARVITGPEMRTIFLGMDQKRDELQYSNVKGKNPFKDKRVRQAFYQAIDIAGIQRTVMRGASKPTALLVGPGINGWTADQDKRLPFDVDAAKKLLTEAGYPNGFEVSMNCPNDRYVNDGQICQSVAANLAKIGVKINLVAETKGTYFPKILRRDTSFYMLGWTPTTYDSHNALSSLTSCPDDKGTGQFNLGAYCNPKLDELTKKIQSESDKGKRNEMIKEAFKVHSDDIGHLPLHQQSLAWGVSKKVELVQLADNFMYFKWMSIK is encoded by the coding sequence ATGAGTTTCAAGAAGAAGGCGGCCGCGGTCGCTGTCCTGTGCGCTCTGAGCGCCGTCAGCATGGTCGCCAGCGCGCAGACCATCCGCATCGCGAACCAGGGCGACGCCCTGTCGCTCGACCCGCACTCGCTCAACGAGTCGCTGCAACTGAGCGTCACCGCCAACGTCTATGAAACTCTCGTGGGCCGCAACAAGGACCTGAGCCTGGCACCGCTGCTGGCCACGAGCTGGAAGCAGACCTCGCCGAACGTGTGGCGCTTCGAGCTGCGCAAGGGCGTCGTGTTCCATGACGGCACGCCGTTCAGCGCCGACGACGTGGTGTTCAGCTTCGCGCGTGCGCAGGGCGACGGCTCCGACATGAAGGCCACGCTCAGCGAGATCAAGGCCGTGCGCAAGGTCGGCGACCTCGCCGTCGAAATCGAAACCAACGGCCCGTTCCCGATCCTGCCCGACGTGATCTCGCTCACCATGATCATGAGCAAGAAGTGGTGCGAGGAAAACCAGGCCACCAAGCCCGTCGACCGCCGCAAGGGCATCGAGAACACCGCCTCGTTCAAGGCCAACGGCACCGGCCCGTTCCGCGTGCGCGAGCGCCAGCCCAACGTGCGCACCGTGTTCACGCGCAACGGCACCTACTGGGGCAAGATCGACGGCAACGCGCAGGAGATCGTGTTCACGCCCATCGCCAACCCCGCGACCCGCGTGGCCGCGCTGGTCTCCGGCGAAGTCGACGTGATGGAACCCGTGCCCGTGCAGGACATCGCGCGCATCAACGCCGCGCCCAATGCACGCGTCATCACCGGCCCCGAGATGCGCACCATCTTCCTAGGCATGGACCAGAAGCGCGACGAGCTGCAGTACTCGAACGTGAAGGGCAAGAACCCGTTCAAGGACAAGCGCGTGCGACAGGCCTTCTACCAGGCCATCGACATTGCCGGCATTCAGCGCACCGTGATGCGCGGCGCCTCCAAGCCCACCGCGCTGCTTGTCGGCCCGGGCATCAACGGCTGGACCGCCGACCAGGACAAGCGCTTGCCCTTCGACGTGGATGCCGCCAAGAAGCTGCTGACCGAAGCCGGCTACCCGAATGGCTTTGAAGTCTCGATGAACTGCCCGAACGACCGCTACGTCAACGACGGCCAGATCTGCCAGAGCGTGGCCGCCAACCTCGCGAAGATCGGCGTGAAGATCAACCTCGTGGCCGAGACCAAGGGCACTTACTTCCCGAAGATCCTGCGCCGCGACACCAGCTTCTACATGCTGGGCTGGACCCCGACCACCTACGACTCGCACAACGCGCTGAGCTCGCTCACCTCGTGCCCCGACGACAAGGGCACGGGCCAGTTCAACCTGGGCGCCTACTGCAACCCCAAGCTCGACGAGCTGACCAAGAAGATCCAGTCCGAGTCGGACAAGGGCAAGCGCAACGAGATGATCAAGGAAGCCTTCAAGGTCCATTCCGACGACATCGGCCACCTGCCGCTGCATCAGCAGTCGCTGGCCTGGGGCGTGAGCAAGAAGGTCGAGCTGGTGCAGCTGGCCGACAACTTCATGTACTTCAAGTGGATGAGCATCAAGTAA
- a CDS encoding M20 aminoacylase family protein, which translates to MSAAATATAAAAPRLQASGRAFAHIASFYPEITAFRRDLHAHPELGFEEVYTAGRVREALRACGVDEIHEGIGKTGVVGVIRGKSTASGRMIGLRADMDALPMREDNDFGWRSANDGLMHGCGHDGHTAMLVGAARYLAETRDFDGTAVLIFQPGEEGFAGARVMIEDGLFDRFPVNAVYAMHNWPAMPAGTVGINRGAMMAAADRVTIEVKGKGGHGAHAYQTIDPVVVAAHIITAAQTIVSRSVRPIDAAVVSICAVQAGDLGAMSVIPGEATLVGTVRTFSARVQAQVEQRLSELCTAIAAGFGATATIKYERIYPATINTAPEAMFAADVAESLVGAKNVDRNLEPSMGAEDFSFMLQKKAGAYLRIGQDARSGAFLHNSRYDFNDEILPLGAALHAGLIERGMPLAATRGTQPEQAAATAAS; encoded by the coding sequence GTGAGTGCCGCCGCAACAGCAACGGCCGCTGCAGCGCCGCGCCTGCAGGCCTCCGGCCGGGCCTTCGCGCACATCGCCAGCTTCTACCCCGAGATCACGGCCTTCCGCCGCGACCTGCACGCCCACCCCGAGCTCGGCTTCGAGGAGGTCTACACCGCCGGTCGCGTGCGCGAAGCGCTGCGCGCGTGCGGCGTGGACGAGATCCACGAGGGCATCGGCAAGACCGGCGTCGTCGGCGTCATCCGCGGCAAGTCGACGGCCAGCGGTCGCATGATCGGCCTGCGTGCCGACATGGACGCGCTGCCCATGCGCGAGGACAACGACTTCGGCTGGCGCTCCGCCAACGACGGCCTGATGCACGGCTGCGGCCACGACGGCCACACCGCCATGCTCGTCGGCGCCGCGCGCTACCTGGCCGAGACGCGCGACTTCGACGGTACCGCGGTGCTGATCTTCCAGCCCGGCGAAGAAGGCTTTGCCGGCGCGCGCGTGATGATCGAAGACGGCCTGTTCGATCGCTTTCCGGTGAACGCCGTCTATGCGATGCACAACTGGCCCGCGATGCCGGCCGGCACCGTGGGCATCAACCGCGGCGCGATGATGGCCGCGGCCGATCGCGTGACGATCGAGGTCAAGGGCAAGGGTGGCCATGGTGCTCATGCGTACCAGACCATCGACCCCGTCGTGGTGGCCGCGCACATCATCACCGCGGCGCAGACCATCGTGTCGCGCAGCGTGCGTCCCATCGACGCGGCCGTCGTCAGCATCTGCGCCGTGCAGGCCGGCGATCTCGGCGCCATGAGCGTGATCCCGGGCGAGGCCACGCTGGTCGGCACCGTGCGCACCTTCAGCGCGCGCGTGCAGGCGCAGGTCGAGCAGCGCCTGAGCGAGCTGTGCACGGCCATTGCCGCCGGCTTTGGTGCGACCGCGACGATCAAGTACGAGCGCATCTACCCGGCCACGATCAACACCGCGCCCGAAGCGATGTTCGCGGCCGACGTGGCCGAGTCGCTGGTCGGCGCGAAGAACGTCGACCGCAACCTGGAGCCCAGCATGGGCGCCGAAGATTTCTCTTTCATGCTGCAGAAGAAGGCCGGTGCTTATCTGCGCATCGGCCAGGACGCCCGCAGCGGCGCCTTCCTGCACAACAGCCGCTACGACTTCAACGACGAGATCCTGCCGCTCGGCGCCGCATTGCATGCGGGGCTGATCGAGCGGGGCATGCCGCTTGCCGCCACCCGCGGTACGCAGCCAGAGCAAGCAGCCGCCACCGCGGCTTCTTGA
- a CDS encoding ABC transporter permease produces MTAFVLRRLIQAVIVMIAVAFIAFLLFQYVGDPVVFLLGQDAKPDQIREMRAALGLDRPFFVQFWHFLVNAAQGEFGLSLRQGAKVSRLIGERFPATLELALVAAALALFVGIPMGVYTALRRGTFMSQVFMTVSLLGVSLPTFLIGILLILVFAVTLGWFPSFGRGDTVQFGWWTSGLFKADGWHHIILPAVTLAIFQLTLIMRLVRAEMLEVLRTDYIKFARARGLSNRAIHFGHALKNTLVPVMTITGLQLGGLIAFAIITESVFQWPGMGLLFIQAVTFADIPVMAAYLCLIALIFVVINLVVDLLYFVVDPRLRVGKAGGH; encoded by the coding sequence ATGACTGCCTTTGTACTGCGCCGCCTGATCCAGGCCGTGATCGTGATGATCGCGGTCGCGTTCATCGCCTTCCTCCTCTTTCAATATGTCGGCGACCCGGTCGTGTTCCTGCTGGGACAAGACGCCAAGCCCGACCAGATCCGTGAAATGCGCGCCGCATTGGGGCTCGACCGACCCTTCTTCGTGCAGTTCTGGCATTTCCTCGTCAATGCCGCACAAGGCGAGTTCGGCCTGAGCCTGCGCCAGGGCGCCAAGGTGTCGCGCCTGATCGGCGAGCGCTTCCCGGCCACGCTCGAACTCGCACTGGTGGCCGCGGCCCTGGCGCTGTTCGTCGGCATTCCGATGGGCGTGTACACCGCTCTGCGCCGTGGCACCTTCATGAGCCAGGTGTTCATGACTGTGTCGCTGCTCGGCGTGTCGCTGCCCACCTTCCTGATCGGCATCCTGCTGATTCTCGTCTTCGCTGTGACGCTGGGCTGGTTCCCGAGCTTCGGGCGCGGCGATACGGTGCAGTTCGGCTGGTGGACCAGTGGGCTCTTCAAGGCCGACGGCTGGCACCACATCATCCTGCCGGCGGTGACGCTGGCGATCTTCCAGCTCACGCTGATCATGCGGCTGGTGCGCGCCGAGATGCTCGAGGTGCTGCGCACCGACTACATCAAGTTCGCGCGCGCACGGGGCCTGTCGAACCGCGCGATCCATTTCGGCCACGCGCTCAAGAACACGCTGGTGCCGGTCATGACCATCACGGGTCTGCAACTCGGCGGGCTGATCGCTTTCGCGATCATCACGGAGTCGGTGTTCCAGTGGCCCGGCATGGGCCTGCTCTTCATCCAGGCCGTGACCTTCGCGGACATCCCCGTGATGGCCGCCTACCTGTGCCTGATCGCGCTGATCTTCGTGGTGATCAACCTCGTGGTCGACCTGTTGTACTTCGTGGTCGATCCTCGGCTGCGCGTGGGCAAGGCGGGAGGCCATTGA
- a CDS encoding porin: MKKSLVALAALAVAGVASAQSSVTLFGVVDASISGYSSTSRDQNNGVTYNAAGFPIYNPFYLNQGSVKVSRTALANSGYNSSRLGFRGTEDLGGGLAASFWLEAPITNDDGATGVSTFARRSTVSLSGGFGEVRLGRDYTPTFWNDTVFDPFGTNGVGTNLISTASGFNTTGGSGGFGGNPNYVRASNTIGYFLPPNLGGFYGQVQYGFHEKDKFSPGLATPNVANNSRTGRYVGGRFGYANGPLDVALAYGSSTSGDQFYAGVTNKVNTLNLGASYDFGPVKLFGELSRVKNKADYEVTPLAATPDVDLTGYLLGVTVPVGAGLIRASYSHVKYDYNRPEVFFGPRIADPKANKLALGYVHNLSKRTALYATVARVSNKNGAALTVGGPAFINNGVFTPKNSTGYDFGIRHAF; encoded by the coding sequence ATGAAAAAATCTCTAGTTGCTCTGGCTGCCCTGGCTGTTGCCGGTGTTGCCTCGGCTCAGTCGTCCGTCACTCTGTTTGGTGTGGTCGACGCGTCGATCAGCGGCTACTCGTCCACCTCGCGTGATCAGAACAACGGCGTGACGTACAACGCTGCTGGCTTCCCGATCTACAACCCGTTCTACCTGAACCAAGGCAGCGTCAAGGTCAGCCGTACGGCTCTGGCTAACTCGGGTTACAACTCCAGCCGTCTGGGCTTCCGTGGTACGGAAGACCTGGGTGGCGGTCTGGCAGCCAGCTTCTGGCTCGAAGCCCCGATCACCAATGACGACGGCGCAACCGGCGTGTCGACGTTCGCTCGTCGCTCGACCGTGAGCCTGTCGGGTGGTTTCGGTGAAGTTCGCCTGGGTCGTGATTACACCCCGACGTTCTGGAACGACACCGTGTTCGATCCGTTCGGCACCAACGGCGTTGGCACCAACCTGATCTCGACGGCCAGCGGTTTCAACACCACCGGCGGTTCGGGTGGCTTCGGTGGCAACCCGAACTACGTTCGCGCCAGCAACACCATCGGCTACTTCCTGCCCCCGAACCTGGGCGGCTTCTACGGCCAAGTGCAGTACGGCTTCCACGAAAAGGACAAGTTCAGCCCTGGTCTGGCTACGCCTAACGTTGCGAACAACTCGCGCACCGGTCGTTACGTCGGTGGCCGCTTCGGCTACGCCAACGGTCCTCTGGACGTCGCGCTGGCTTATGGCAGCAGCACCTCGGGTGACCAGTTCTACGCTGGCGTGACCAACAAGGTCAACACGCTGAACCTGGGCGCTTCGTACGACTTCGGTCCCGTGAAGCTGTTCGGTGAACTGTCGCGCGTCAAGAACAAGGCTGACTACGAAGTCACCCCCCTTGCTGCTACGCCTGACGTCGACCTGACCGGTTACCTGCTGGGCGTGACCGTGCCCGTCGGTGCTGGCCTGATCCGCGCTTCGTACTCGCACGTCAAGTACGACTACAACCGTCCTGAAGTGTTCTTCGGCCCGCGTATCGCTGACCCGAAGGCCAACAAGCTGGCACTCGGCTACGTGCACAACCTGTCGAAGCGCACGGCTCTGTACGCTACCGTTGCTCGCGTGAGCAACAAGAACGGTGCAGCTCTGACCGTTGGCGGCCCGGCTTTCATCAACAACGGTGTCTTCACCCCGAAGAACTCGACCGGCTACGACTTCGGTATCCGTCACGCTTTCTAA
- the coq7 gene encoding 2-polyprenyl-3-methyl-6-methoxy-1,4-benzoquinone monooxygenase — MTALIDSTLTAADAALRTLFARSHATRSLPPAILPQGEMTESERREAGALMRVNHVGEVCAQALYTAQAAVTRDPALRAHFLEAAHEETDHLAWTRQRLDDLGARPSLLNPLWYAGAFGLGLIAGRLGDPLSLGFVAETERQVEAHLESHLDRLPAADYASRAVVEQMKIDEARHATQAVDAGAADLPAPAKALMRVASKVMTTIAHRI; from the coding sequence ATGACCGCTCTGATCGACTCGACCCTGACTGCCGCCGATGCAGCTTTGCGCACGCTTTTTGCCCGATCTCATGCCACCCGGTCGCTTCCACCCGCGATCCTGCCGCAAGGTGAAATGACCGAATCGGAGCGGCGCGAGGCCGGCGCACTGATGCGCGTGAACCATGTCGGCGAAGTGTGTGCTCAGGCGCTGTACACCGCCCAAGCCGCTGTGACGCGCGACCCGGCATTGCGGGCCCATTTCTTGGAAGCCGCCCACGAGGAAACAGATCACTTGGCGTGGACCCGGCAACGGCTGGACGATCTGGGGGCCCGCCCCTCGCTCCTGAATCCGCTCTGGTACGCAGGCGCCTTCGGTCTCGGCCTGATTGCCGGGCGCCTGGGCGATCCCTTGAGTCTCGGCTTCGTCGCCGAAACCGAGCGGCAGGTGGAAGCGCACCTCGAAAGCCACTTGGACCGCCTGCCAGCAGCCGACTACGCCTCCCGGGCCGTGGTCGAGCAGATGAAGATCGACGAAGCACGCCATGCCACGCAAGCCGTTGACGCAGGTGCGGCGGACCTACCGGCACCGGCCAAGGCACTGATGCGCGTCGCCTCGAAGGTCATGACGACCATCGCGCACCGCATTTAA
- a CDS encoding OsmC family protein, translating into MECTVSWTGDAGTRSAMGFVAETGSGHVLMMDGAPDAAKPENGGQNLAARPMEAVLAGTGGCTAYDVVLILKRGRHRVERCSVKLTSERAEKDPKVFTKIHMHFTVAGKGIPATAVERAIALSHETYCSASIMLAKTAEITTSFDLIET; encoded by the coding sequence ATGGAATGCACAGTAAGTTGGACCGGCGATGCAGGCACCCGATCGGCCATGGGCTTCGTGGCCGAAACTGGCAGCGGCCATGTCCTGATGATGGACGGCGCGCCGGATGCGGCCAAGCCCGAGAACGGCGGGCAGAACCTCGCCGCGCGGCCGATGGAAGCCGTGCTCGCGGGCACCGGGGGTTGCACAGCCTATGACGTGGTGCTCATATTGAAGAGGGGGCGCCATCGCGTCGAGCGCTGCAGCGTCAAGCTGACCAGCGAACGCGCCGAAAAGGACCCCAAGGTCTTCACCAAGATCCACATGCACTTCACGGTGGCGGGCAAGGGAATTCCGGCGACCGCCGTGGAGCGGGCGATCGCGCTGAGCCACGAAACCTATTGCTCGGCCAGCATCATGCTGGCGAAGACGGCCGAAATCACCACCAGCTTCGACCTGATCGAGACCTGA
- a CDS encoding porin, with the protein MAALAVAGVASAQSSVTLFGVVDASISGYSSTSRDQNNGVTYDKLGFPVYNPFYVNKGSVKVSRTTLANSGYNSSRLGFRGTEDLGGGLAASFWLEAPITNDDGATGVSTFARRSTVSLSGGFGEVRLGRDYTPSFWNDTVFDPFGANGVGTNLISTAGGFNTTGGSGGFGGNPNYARASNTIGYFLPPNLGGFYGQVQYGFHEQNKYDSGDFTPKASTAFVLNPKTGAIEKTDVAAAKSRTGRYIGGRFGYANGPLDVALAYGSSTSDDQFYAGTTSKVNTLNLGASYDFGPVKLFGEVSRVKNKVDYEVAPFTDTTPDTNLTGYLLGVTVPVGAGLIRASYSSVKYDLNQPESFFTPRAADPKANKLAIGYVHNLSKRTALYATVARVSNKNGAALTVGGPAFASTAGFTPKTSTGYDFGLRHAF; encoded by the coding sequence CTGGCTGCCCTGGCTGTTGCCGGTGTTGCCTCGGCTCAGTCGTCCGTCACTCTGTTTGGTGTGGTCGACGCGTCGATCAGCGGCTACTCGTCCACCTCGCGTGATCAGAACAACGGCGTCACCTACGACAAGCTTGGCTTCCCGGTCTACAACCCTTTCTATGTGAACAAGGGCAGTGTCAAGGTCAGCCGTACGACTTTGGCCAACTCGGGTTACAACTCCAGCCGTCTGGGCTTCCGTGGTACGGAAGACCTGGGTGGCGGTCTGGCAGCCAGCTTCTGGCTCGAAGCCCCGATCACCAATGACGACGGCGCAACCGGCGTTTCGACGTTCGCTCGTCGCTCGACCGTGAGCCTGTCGGGTGGTTTCGGTGAAGTTCGCCTGGGTCGTGACTACACCCCGTCGTTCTGGAACGACACCGTGTTCGATCCGTTCGGCGCCAACGGTGTGGGCACTAACCTGATCTCGACGGCCGGTGGCTTCAACACCACCGGTGGTTCGGGCGGCTTCGGTGGCAACCCCAACTACGCCCGTGCCAGCAACACCATCGGCTACTTCCTGCCACCGAATCTGGGCGGCTTCTACGGCCAAGTGCAGTACGGCTTCCATGAACAGAACAAGTACGACAGCGGCGATTTCACGCCGAAGGCCAGCACAGCCTTCGTTCTGAATCCAAAGACGGGTGCGATCGAAAAAACCGATGTTGCAGCTGCGAAAAGTCGCACCGGCCGTTACATCGGTGGCCGCTTCGGCTACGCCAACGGTCCTCTGGATGTCGCGCTGGCCTATGGCAGCAGCACCTCGGATGACCAGTTCTACGCGGGCACGACCTCCAAGGTCAACACGCTGAACCTGGGCGCTTCGTACGACTTCGGTCCCGTGAAGCTGTTCGGTGAAGTGTCGCGCGTCAAGAACAAGGTCGACTACGAAGTCGCCCCGTTCACCGACACTACGCCCGACACCAATCTGACCGGCTACCTGCTGGGTGTGACTGTGCCCGTCGGTGCTGGCTTGATCCGCGCTTCGTACTCGTCCGTCAAGTACGACCTGAACCAGCCCGAGTCGTTCTTCACGCCCCGCGCTGCTGACCCTAAGGCGAACAAGCTGGCCATCGGTTACGTGCACAACCTGTCGAAGCGCACGGCTCTGTACGCGACCGTTGCTCGCGTGAGCAACAAGAACGGTGCAGCTTTGACCGTTGGCGGCCCGGCTTTCGCGTCCACGGCCGGCTTCACCCCGAAGACCTCGACCGGCTACGACTTCGGCCTCCGTCACGCCTTCTGA